A window from Cryptomeria japonica chromosome 1, Sugi_1.0, whole genome shotgun sequence encodes these proteins:
- the LOC131036626 gene encoding putative receptor protein kinase ZmPK1, with amino-acid sequence MAFSHCVWLLRLFLTSALFHASFISSQRLGLGYSSPSPESNHTLLLSPDATFSAGFHRVGTNAYGFAVWYSNTPTLVWMANRDQPVNGKNSRLRLQKDGDLVLFNADGTVIWRTGTTGLSVKEAALLNTGNLLLRSSSSGKVVWQSFDSPTDTLLPGQRFSNNAQLISRMGNFTYKSGYYRFYFNDENYLVLLYKGSNLSSKYWPTPYLNAFDNGRTTYNISLLAVLDEFGGFSSSDQFSFNASDYGKGPKRRLVMDVDGNLRLYSLDEKRNSWIITWTAIANQCTVHGLCGRNGVCVYTPEPKCVCPPGYERSDSSDWFKGCRLITKFSCGPNSFKLIKLLYTDFYGFDRPHTDGVSFEKCRETCINECDCPGFAYSSTGAGQCYPKSLLINGHQSPGVTNHMYIKISVNDSSATNVSSLSTLLHSDTLQCSKLPIAPNPAVQSNISVPIAATKRTRNQTIILMASFVSAIGVIEIVCIALGWWFSFRNFNDAKLYSRQGYFAVPTGLKRFTFGQLREATSNFKDIVGKGGFGTVYKGCLLPENKVVAVKQLEGVSHGEDEFWAEVSMIGRVNHINLVRMFGFCAEGKHRLLVYEYVENGSLDKHIFTQNSSKVLDWKKRLQIAVGTAKGLAYLHEECLEWILHCDVKPQNILLDEQFQAKVSDFGLSKLVESGQDRDGALTFSTIRGTRGYLAPEWTMNLPITAKADVYSFGILLLELVSGREAAKFNMGGSGLNFVQWAFENVRAGKWIYNVVDAGAGELTCEEEFEVERVVKIALVCVEHERDYRPSMSEVVEMLTGAGSIPIRRRLDREDNDVER; translated from the coding sequence ATGGCCTTCTCTCATTGCGTTTGGCTGCTGCGTCTCTTCTTAACATCTGCACTTTTTCATGCTTCCTTCATATCGTCCCAACGCCTGGGATTAGGATACTCATCTCCCTCACCCGAAAGTAACcacactctcctcctctctcccgaTGCCACATTTTCTGCTGGCTTTCATCGTGTTGGTACAAACGCCTATGGTTTCGCTGTATGGTACTCTAATACACCCACACTTGTGTGGATGGCCAACAGAGATCAACCCGTTAACGGGAAGAATTCTCGTCTCCGCCTTCAAAAAGATGGGGACTTGGTCCTATTCAATGCAGATGGAACAGTTATATGGAGGACTGGAACCACAGGTCTCTCTGTCAAAGAAGCTGCTCTTCTTAACACAGGAAATCTTTTGCTTCGCAGCTCTTCTTCTGGTAAAGTAGTTTGGCAAAGCTTTGATTCTCCTACTGATACGCTCCTTCCAGGCCAGAGGTTCTCTAACAACGCACAGCTGATATCCAGAATGGGTAATTTCACATACAAATCTGGCTACTATCGTTTCTACTTCAACGATGAGAACTATCTGGTCCTCCTTTATAAAGGTTCCAATCTCTCCAGTAAGTATTGGCCTACACCTTACCTGAATGCATTTGATAATGGAAGAACCACTTATAACATTAGTCTCTTAGCAGTTCTTGACGAATTCGGTGGGTTCAGTTCTAGCGACCAGTTCAGTTTTAATGCCTCGGACTATGGAAAAGGCCCCAAAAGAAGATTGGTCATGGACGTGGACGGCAATCTGAGATTATATAGCTTGGACGAGAAGCGTAACAGCTGGATTATCACCTGGACGGCAATTGCCAATCAGTGCACAGTTCATGGTTTATGTGGACGCAACGGTGTGTGCGTATATACACCAGAACCCAAGTGTGTGTGTCCCCCGGGTTATGAAAGGTCAGATTCAAGTGATTGGTTCAAGGGTTGCCGGCTGATTACGAAATTCTCATGCGGACCGAATAGTTTTAAGTTGATTAAGCTTCTCTACACAGATTTTTATGGTTTTGACCGTCCGCATACAGATGGGGTGTCGTTTGAAAAGTGCAGGGAAACTTGTATAAATGAATGCGATTGTCCAGGCTTTGCTTACAGTTCAACAGGGGCAGGACAATGTTATCCGAAGTCTCTACTTATCAATGGGCATCAGTCTCCCGGGGTTACCAACCACATGTATATAAAAATATCTGTGAACGATTCCTCAGCTACTAACGTCTCATCTTTGTCGACTTTGTTGCACTCTGACACACTGCAATGTTCGAAATTGCCCATTGCACCCAACCCTGCGGTCCAATCAAACATCAGCGTGCCCATTGCCGCAACGAAGAGAACAAGAAACCAGACGATTATTCTGATGGCATCTTTTGTTTCTGCTATTGGGGTCATAGAGATTGTTTGCATAGCACTAGGATGGTGGTTTAGCTTCAGAAACTTCAACGATGCCAAGCTCTACAGTCGCCAAGGCTACTTTGCGGTTCCCACGGGGCTTAAGAGATTTACATTTGGACAACTAAGAGAAGCGACTAGCAATTTCAAAGACATCGTGGGAAAAGGAGGGTTTGGGACCGTTTATAAAGGCTGCCTTCTCCCCGAAAACAAAGTCGTGGCAGTGAAGCAATTGGAAGGAGTTTCTCATGGCGAAGATGAATTCTGGGCAGAAGTTAGTATGATTGGCAGAGTAAATCACATCAACTTGGTTCGCATGTTTGGGTTTTGTGCAGAGGGAAAGCACAGGCTTCTGGTTTATGAGTATGTGGAGAATGGGTCTCTGGATAAGCACATCTTCACCCAGAACAGTTCAAAGGTCTTGGACTGGAAGAAGCGGCTTCAAATTGCTGTGGGCACGGCCAAAGGGTTGGCTTATCTGCACGAAGAATGTCTGGAATGGATTCTGCACTGTGACGTGAAACCCCAGAATATTCTTCTGGACGAACAGTTTCAAGCCAAAGTCTCAGACTTTGGGCTGTCGAAGCTTGTGGAGAGTGGTCAGGACAGAGATGGCGCTCTCACCTTCTCCACAATTCGAGGGACTCGAGGGTATTTGGCACCCGAGTGGACAATGAATCTTCCCATCACAGCAAAGGCAGATGTTTATAGTTTTGGCATTCTTCTGTTGGAATTAGTAAGCGGGCGAGAAGCTGCGAAATTTAATATGGGCGGGTCTGGGCTTAATTTTGTGCAGTGGGCGTTTGAGAATGTGAGAGCAGGAAAATGGATTTACAATGTGGTGGATGCAGGTGCAGGTGAGTTGACGTGTGAGGAGGAATTTGAAGTAGAAAGAGTTGTGAAGATTGCACTGGTATGCGTGGAGCATGAGAGGGATTACAGGCCCAGCATGAGTGAGGTTGTGGAAATGTTAACGGGAGCAGGATCCATACCCATACGTCGACGGCTGGATAGGGAAGATAATGATGTCGAGAGGTGA